The following are from one region of the Arthrobacter sp. TMP15 genome:
- the phoU gene encoding phosphate signaling complex protein PhoU: MRKVFQAELHQIGEGLIEISALVGEAITKASTAFAAADLQTAQEVIAADARIDFLQNDLDERAIDVLALQGPVASDLRMIVGSLRMSASLERMGDLARHIGQLTRLRFPNHVIPASLTETFAELARLDIVIAEKVTELLESRDLELVGDITTAKMQINTIHKSVFTTMAAPEWNETAATTVDVTLASRYFERFGDHGVSVARKVSYLVTGEWQPEDFLAS, translated from the coding sequence GTGCGTAAAGTTTTCCAGGCCGAGCTTCACCAGATTGGCGAGGGACTCATCGAGATTTCCGCACTGGTTGGCGAGGCCATCACCAAAGCCTCCACAGCGTTTGCGGCAGCCGACCTTCAAACGGCCCAGGAAGTCATTGCAGCCGATGCCCGGATCGACTTCCTGCAAAATGATTTAGATGAGCGCGCCATCGATGTGTTGGCGTTGCAGGGACCAGTTGCCAGTGATCTGCGCATGATTGTTGGTTCGCTGCGGATGAGTGCCTCACTTGAGCGCATGGGCGATCTTGCCCGCCACATTGGTCAGCTGACGCGCTTGCGCTTCCCCAATCACGTCATCCCGGCTTCCCTGACGGAAACGTTTGCCGAGTTGGCGCGCCTTGATATTGTCATTGCCGAGAAAGTCACTGAGCTGCTGGAAAGCCGTGATTTGGAGCTCGTAGGCGATATCACCACAGCCAAAATGCAGATCAATACCATCCACAAGAGCGTTTTCACCACCATGGCCGCACCCGAATGGAACGAAACCGCTGCAACAACAGTGGATGTCACCTTGGCTAGCCGGTACTTTGAGCGGTTCGGCGATCACGGCGTTTCCGTTGCGCGCAAGGTTTCCTACTTGGTGACAGGGGAATGGCAGCCAGAGGACTTCTTGGCCAGCTAG
- a CDS encoding ATP-binding protein, giving the protein MVVGLIAGLIGLALGTFGMFAFSVSERSRGLTIDIGEPMLPDGAAEVLSVVGKAYIVIDTVDGVVRASPGAYAFGLVRGHTVVHQELLDLARRVRRDGVIEERDLILPRVVLPAAIQTGGAPGMHAAPGTPANVAPVRSIPDSLSAHGAPGQGTLVIQVRVAPLGEEYILLLADDRTEIARTEAVRNDFVANVSHELKTPVGAISLLAEALESAPEDQATVRRFASRMMKESARLAALVQDIIELSRLQGKDVASAGTEVDMNAVVAEAVDRTRLPAQSKNIALVVGAPLPAVVYGDQPQLVTALRNLIDNAVRYSSDNTQVGIALSVHDGVVSVSISDQGDGLSPQEQDRIFERFYRVDTARSRHTGGTGLGLSIVKHITSNHGGEVTLWSAPTMGSTFTVRLPELSNPTSDGAKHHRADRHPGLI; this is encoded by the coding sequence ATGGTAGTTGGACTGATAGCCGGGCTCATAGGCCTAGCCTTGGGCACCTTTGGCATGTTCGCCTTCAGTGTTAGCGAACGTTCCCGCGGGCTCACCATCGACATTGGCGAGCCAATGCTGCCCGACGGTGCAGCGGAGGTCCTTTCGGTTGTGGGCAAGGCCTACATAGTTATTGACACTGTTGACGGCGTGGTGCGTGCCAGTCCCGGCGCCTATGCTTTTGGGCTGGTCCGCGGTCACACGGTGGTCCACCAGGAGTTGCTTGATCTGGCCCGCAGGGTACGGCGCGACGGCGTGATCGAGGAACGCGATTTGATCCTCCCTCGTGTGGTGCTGCCGGCCGCGATACAAACTGGAGGTGCTCCCGGCATGCACGCAGCCCCAGGAACGCCCGCTAACGTGGCCCCTGTCAGAAGCATCCCAGATTCATTGAGCGCCCACGGCGCACCGGGACAGGGCACGTTGGTTATTCAGGTCAGGGTAGCGCCGCTGGGCGAGGAATACATTCTCTTGCTGGCCGACGACCGCACAGAAATTGCGCGTACCGAGGCAGTCCGCAACGACTTTGTCGCCAATGTTTCACATGAGCTTAAGACTCCGGTGGGCGCCATCTCGCTCCTGGCAGAAGCCCTTGAGTCCGCACCTGAAGACCAGGCAACTGTCCGCAGGTTTGCTTCACGGATGATGAAAGAGTCCGCGCGGCTAGCTGCGCTTGTCCAGGACATCATTGAACTTTCCCGCCTCCAGGGAAAAGACGTGGCAAGTGCTGGCACCGAAGTGGACATGAACGCCGTGGTTGCCGAAGCCGTTGACAGGACCCGCCTGCCTGCACAGAGCAAAAATATAGCGCTGGTAGTGGGTGCCCCCCTGCCCGCAGTTGTTTATGGCGACCAGCCCCAACTTGTCACGGCCCTGCGGAACCTGATCGACAACGCCGTGCGGTACTCCTCCGATAACACGCAGGTAGGGATCGCCCTCTCGGTGCATGACGGCGTGGTTTCCGTCAGTATTTCGGACCAGGGTGACGGGCTCTCCCCGCAGGAGCAGGACAGAATTTTTGAGCGCTTTTACCGCGTTGACACCGCCCGATCCCGGCACACCGGCGGGACAGGCCTGGGTCTGAGCATCGTCAAGCACATCACCAGCAATCACGGCGGCGAGGTGACACTGTGGTCAGCGCCAACAATGGGCTCCACCTTCACTGTGCGCTTGCCCGAACTTTCCAATCCAACGTCCGACGGCGCTAAGCACCACCGCGCTGACCGGCACCCCGGCTTGATCTAA
- a CDS encoding response regulator transcription factor, with amino-acid sequence MSRILIVEDEDSISDPLSFLLSKEGYEVQVADNGLDALVEFDRNGADLVLLDLQLPGMSGTEVCKHLRQRSGVPIIMLTAKDSEIDKVVGLELGADDYVTKPYSSRELIARIRAVLRRNGEPEELMDSTVHAGPVRMDVERHVVSVHGNTVSFPLKEFELLEMLLRNAGKVLTRGQLIDRVWGSDYVGDTKTLDVHIKRLRSRIEPDPAAPKFLVTVRGLGYKFEP; translated from the coding sequence GTGAGCAGAATTTTGATTGTCGAAGACGAGGATTCAATTAGCGATCCTTTGTCATTCCTGTTGTCGAAGGAAGGCTACGAGGTACAGGTGGCCGATAACGGTCTCGACGCCTTGGTTGAGTTTGATCGTAACGGTGCCGATCTGGTGCTGCTAGACCTCCAGTTGCCGGGGATGAGTGGCACTGAAGTGTGCAAGCACCTGCGCCAGCGCTCCGGCGTCCCCATCATCATGCTCACGGCCAAGGACTCGGAGATTGATAAGGTGGTGGGCCTTGAACTGGGGGCCGACGACTACGTGACCAAACCATATTCCTCCAGGGAACTGATTGCTCGGATTCGTGCCGTGCTGCGCCGCAACGGGGAACCCGAGGAGCTGATGGATTCAACTGTCCATGCCGGTCCCGTGCGCATGGATGTGGAACGGCACGTAGTTAGCGTGCATGGGAATACTGTCTCATTTCCCTTGAAGGAATTTGAACTGCTGGAAATGTTGCTGCGCAATGCCGGCAAGGTCCTCACTCGCGGCCAGCTGATCGACAGGGTGTGGGGCTCGGACTATGTGGGCGACACCAAAACACTTGACGTGCATATTAAACGTCTGCGCAGCAGGATTGAACCGGACCCCGCTGCCCCGAAGTTCCTTGTCACTGTGCGCGGACTTGGCTATAAGTTTGAGCCCTGA
- a CDS encoding CarD family transcriptional regulator — MLFEVGETVVYPHHGAAKIEEIKMRTVRGEEKMYLKLKVAQGDLTIEVPAENVDLVGVRDVVGKEGLLHVFEVLRAEFTEEPTNWSRRYKANLEKLASGDVIKVAEVVRDLWRRDNDRGLSAGEKRMLAKARQILISELALAEKTDEDKAAEVLDEVLAS, encoded by the coding sequence ATGCTTTTTGAGGTCGGCGAGACAGTAGTTTATCCACATCACGGTGCGGCGAAGATCGAAGAGATCAAGATGCGTACCGTTCGTGGTGAAGAGAAAATGTATCTCAAGCTCAAGGTTGCGCAGGGGGATCTGACAATTGAAGTTCCCGCAGAGAACGTAGACCTTGTTGGGGTTCGCGATGTTGTAGGTAAAGAAGGGTTGCTGCACGTATTTGAAGTGCTGCGCGCAGAGTTTACGGAAGAGCCCACCAACTGGTCTCGCCGTTACAAAGCAAACCTGGAAAAGCTTGCATCCGGTGATGTTATTAAGGTTGCAGAAGTAGTTCGCGACCTGTGGCGTCGAGACAATGACCGCGGTTTGTCGGCAGGCGAGAAGCGTATGCTCGCCAAGGCACGGCAGATCCTTATTTCCGAGCTGGCTCTGGCGGAGAAGACTGATGAAGACAAGGCAGCAGAAGTCCTTGACGAGGTTTTGGCTTCATAA
- the ispD gene encoding 2-C-methyl-D-erythritol 4-phosphate cytidylyltransferase: MTEVKAGSCAVVIVAAGSGQRLGHGVPKARVPLGNEAMLVHAVRGVLKAGIAAQICIAIPAEDPELLTLCQRLGAEAANAGLTFSVVDGGAQRSDSVYAALAEIAVGVTTVMIHDAARPLTPSGVFNRVAAALRDGAKAVIPALAVSDTIKTVAPTNLPATGAGVEKVVGTPPRSQLRAVQTPQGFELETLRRAYAHALTLDEDAAARITDDAMLVEAIGEEVYVVQGSTHSFKITTPMDLLLAEAMLEGPLRPRWIEG; this comes from the coding sequence ATGACAGAGGTGAAGGCCGGTTCGTGTGCCGTGGTGATAGTTGCAGCAGGTTCGGGCCAGCGCCTGGGCCATGGGGTTCCCAAGGCGCGAGTGCCGCTGGGCAATGAGGCAATGCTTGTGCATGCCGTTCGGGGCGTGCTGAAAGCCGGAATTGCTGCCCAAATTTGTATTGCCATTCCTGCAGAGGACCCGGAACTGTTGACATTATGCCAACGGCTAGGCGCAGAAGCTGCCAACGCGGGGTTGACGTTTAGTGTGGTTGACGGCGGAGCGCAGCGCTCAGATTCGGTTTACGCCGCACTGGCCGAGATCGCGGTTGGCGTCACCACTGTGATGATCCATGACGCCGCCCGGCCGCTGACGCCGTCGGGTGTTTTCAACCGTGTGGCCGCAGCGCTGCGTGACGGCGCAAAAGCCGTCATCCCGGCGCTGGCAGTTTCAGACACCATCAAAACCGTTGCGCCAACCAATTTACCTGCCACGGGTGCGGGGGTGGAGAAGGTTGTGGGGACCCCACCCAGAAGCCAACTTCGTGCAGTGCAAACGCCCCAGGGTTTTGAACTGGAAACCTTACGTAGGGCCTACGCACACGCATTGACGCTGGACGAGGACGCGGCCGCACGCATCACAGATGACGCCATGCTTGTGGAAGCCATTGGCGAAGAGGTGTACGTGGTCCAGGGCTCAACTCACAGTTTCAAAATCACCACACCCATGGATCTTTTGTTGGCTGAAGCCATGCTGGAGGGGCCGCTGCGGCCCCGCTGGATTGAGGGCTGA
- the ispF gene encoding 2-C-methyl-D-erythritol 2,4-cyclodiphosphate synthase: MPRTGIGIDIHAFAPEDQPAPLWLAGLFWEGERGLSGHSDGDAVAHAAADALFSAAGVGDLGTHFGTDRPEYQGASGVSLLAEAARIVRGAGFEIGNIAVQFVGNRPKFSPRRREAEATLSAAAGAPVSVSATTSDGLGFPGRNEGITAVATALVVSTHSRPDSALPQIPRQQDSLET; encoded by the coding sequence ATGCCACGCACAGGGATTGGTATTGATATCCACGCCTTCGCCCCGGAAGACCAGCCCGCGCCACTGTGGCTGGCTGGATTGTTCTGGGAAGGCGAACGCGGGCTCAGTGGCCATTCCGACGGCGATGCCGTTGCCCACGCAGCCGCCGACGCCTTGTTCTCAGCCGCAGGGGTGGGCGATCTGGGCACTCATTTTGGTACTGACCGGCCCGAATACCAAGGTGCCTCAGGGGTGAGTTTGCTGGCCGAGGCGGCAAGAATTGTGCGGGGGGCAGGGTTTGAAATCGGCAATATTGCTGTGCAGTTCGTCGGGAACCGGCCCAAGTTCTCACCACGGCGCAGGGAAGCCGAAGCAACACTCAGCGCAGCCGCCGGAGCACCGGTATCAGTGAGCGCCACCACCTCAGACGGCTTGGGGTTTCCCGGCCGCAATGAGGGGATCACAGCCGTTGCCACCGCACTGGTTGTCAGTACGCACTCACGTCCAGACTCAGCGCTGCCGCAGATCCCCAGGCAACAAGATAGCCTAGAAACGTGA
- the cysS gene encoding cysteine--tRNA ligase yields the protein MTLRFYDSATASVRDFTPLKPGQASLYYCGATVQGEPHIGHVRSALAFDQLTRWLQVSGYGVTVVRNVTDIDDKILVKAAENNEPWWALAYRFEQAFGDAYDALGIQKPTYEPRATGHIPEMHALIETLIERGHAYPALDDSGDVYFDVRSWGPYGSLTHQSIDDMQAAPDADPRGKRDPRDFALWKGYKQGEPETARWESPWGAGRPGWHLECSAMVTKYLGTEFDIHGGGLDLRFPHHENEMAQSQAAGHGFANFWMHNGMVTYNGEKMSKSIGNTINPREMLELARPLVVRYYLGQAHYRSVLDYRPGSLTEAAAAVERIETFMHAAAGQLFPGGDGGAVSQIPDGFRAAMDDDLNIPAALAVLHESVRAGNTALAAKDTAGIEAAFSAAVGMSAALGINPLDEQWADGAGSPAVLGALDHLVQAQLAARAQARAGKNWAESDQIRDTLAAAGIDIADSATGSSWSLRK from the coding sequence GTGACTTTGCGATTCTACGACTCCGCCACTGCCTCCGTTCGTGACTTTACCCCGCTGAAGCCAGGGCAGGCCTCGCTGTATTACTGTGGCGCCACAGTACAGGGTGAGCCGCATATTGGCCATGTCCGTTCTGCCCTGGCCTTTGACCAGCTGACACGGTGGCTGCAGGTGTCCGGCTACGGAGTTACGGTTGTCCGCAATGTCACCGATATTGATGACAAAATCTTGGTCAAAGCGGCAGAAAACAACGAGCCGTGGTGGGCGCTGGCATACCGGTTCGAGCAGGCTTTCGGGGACGCCTATGACGCCTTGGGGATCCAGAAACCCACCTATGAGCCTCGCGCCACGGGCCACATTCCTGAGATGCACGCCCTCATTGAAACCCTGATCGAGCGAGGCCACGCCTACCCCGCCCTGGATGATTCCGGCGACGTGTACTTTGATGTTCGCTCCTGGGGGCCGTACGGTTCCCTGACCCACCAGAGCATTGATGACATGCAGGCAGCGCCCGACGCCGATCCCCGGGGCAAGCGCGACCCCCGCGACTTTGCGCTGTGGAAGGGTTACAAGCAGGGAGAACCGGAAACCGCCCGGTGGGAATCTCCTTGGGGTGCCGGGCGTCCCGGCTGGCATTTGGAGTGCTCAGCCATGGTCACCAAATACCTGGGCACCGAGTTCGACATCCATGGCGGCGGGCTGGACCTGCGCTTCCCCCACCACGAAAATGAGATGGCGCAGTCCCAGGCGGCCGGGCACGGCTTCGCGAATTTTTGGATGCACAACGGCATGGTCACCTACAACGGTGAAAAAATGTCCAAGTCCATTGGCAATACCATCAACCCGCGCGAGATGCTGGAACTTGCACGCCCGCTCGTGGTCCGGTACTACCTGGGCCAAGCCCACTACCGTTCGGTGCTTGACTACCGCCCGGGCTCGCTAACCGAGGCTGCGGCCGCCGTTGAGCGTATTGAAACATTCATGCACGCTGCGGCAGGCCAGCTTTTCCCGGGAGGGGATGGGGGAGCTGTTTCTCAGATCCCTGATGGCTTCCGTGCTGCCATGGATGATGATCTGAACATCCCCGCAGCTCTGGCGGTGCTGCATGAGAGCGTCCGTGCAGGCAATACTGCGCTGGCCGCCAAGGACACCGCCGGCATCGAAGCCGCCTTCAGCGCCGCCGTTGGCATGAGCGCCGCGTTGGGAATCAACCCACTTGATGAACAGTGGGCTGATGGTGCCGGATCCCCGGCAGTCCTTGGCGCATTGGATCACTTGGTGCAGGCGCAGTTGGCGGCTCGTGCCCAGGCCCGCGCGGGGAAGAATTGGGCAGAATCTGATCAGATCCGTGACACGTTGGCCGCGGCAGGCATTGACATTGCCGATTCGGCCACGGGTTCAAGCTGGTCACTGCGCAAGTAG